The Periophthalmus magnuspinnatus isolate fPerMag1 chromosome 15, fPerMag1.2.pri, whole genome shotgun sequence genomic sequence CAAAGCTCTCTCCGCTCAGAGCCTTTCTGAAtaacctcctccctctctcaatgCTTTTTTCATACAGCTGTCAATTGTCATCTGTCATCCTTTGTCAGCGTGCCTCCGACTCCAGCGCGTAAAAGTGTCTGGAAAGcgacccccccaaaaaaatgtgacaaatatATTTGAAATCTGAGGAGACATTTTATCTCGGGCGAACATCATTAAAAGTTTACATCCATCAAAGTGACAGATATTTAGCTGATTTATGAAGCAAGGCAGTTTATGAAGATCAGAAAGAGGGATGCAATCAAAATGCAATAAGGAAGCATGCGTTGATTGCTCACTGGGGATTTAAGCAATTTACTCTgtgtacaaataataaaaatactaggataTAGGATACTTTGCAACATAGAGAACCTGGTACAACATATCTTTTTCACTTATTTGTGGAGTAGAAACTGGCAtagaaaatctaaatcttataAAGTAAACAGATTAGCTTCTCTCAAGGCGTCCAGGAAAGAGGTTGTGAGTTGGATCATCTAGACCACCTCCTTGTGGATTTATGCTCAGTTTTGCAACACATGTTCTGCAAATCAGCTCCACCACAACACAACTTACCGACTGTAACTGTTCAGGCAGCGGTTCAGTGGTGAGAGCACCCATCACCCAAAGGCCAAAGGTTTAATTCCCACTTTAAGTCCCAAGttatgctgttgtgtccttaggcgtTTTACCTACCTTGTCTAAAATGAATCTGGTGGGAGAGCGTGGATGATGTGATGCTGCTCAGAGAGTCGTTTCTATCAGtccaccccagggcagctgtggcaagtCTGTAAAGCATAGTAAAAGTGCAGGACATTATGGATAGAATTACTAAAATAAGCACAAACTACCCCTCATTTTGAATTAAAGTCGCATAAGCTCACTTCTCCCAAGAACTCAAGACAGCAGAGTGAAATGTGCATCAGCTCATTCTGTTTGGTTCACCAGAGGACTCTGCTCATAGACATGCCCTCGGCCTCTTGGAAAAACAGGTGAAAGTGACTTTGCCAGTGCAGGTAGGAGACTGCTGAGCACagccaaaacacagacaacaacAAGCCCATCTCCCATAAGATCAGGGCTTGGCATATTCAAGGGAACAAGGAAAAGCACGTGGGAGAGGGCTCATCATGTacatttgcataaaaataaatacaataaatgtagAGAGTAGGCTACCAGTGTGATGTTAATATAGAGTTACAAGCAGACATTAAAACCATGTAagtctctctctatatatatttttaattaacttattCACTTACATTGTTCATGAGTCATTTTCAAAGCAAACTCAGCAGTGTCATTTTCACCTGCAGCTTGGAGGGCCCTGAACGTGACCCCAGCAAAGAACTTTATCTCCATCTAGTGGCAGCTTAGACAACAACAGTAATCAACTTcatgatgctctgagtctcacAATCCAATgtcatttcttcatttttaggCAGAAAAGCATTTCAAACATTTCGCTGcaacacaaaagtgactctgtTCCTGTTGGGCAATACCAGGTTTTGTTAAAAAATTAGTTTCTCCAAATGTATACAAGTGAATTTGGCATTTGCTTTTTAACAAACCTGATAAGACGGAAGAAATAATCATTGTCAGTGGTTGTCAAAGTGGGATCCAGTTCTCTGTATATTCTTTAGTCTACAGAATCTCTCAAATGAATCTTATATTCCTTGAAATTTACTACTATAAATCAGTATTAAAGCTACagtctttattatttcattatgcAACTCTcaaacattgtattttttttatttttttttgtacaaaaggTAAACAATTACTCTTTTCTTATTCTTTCCAAATTTGTCAAACATTAGCGGTTATAGTTCTAGTGATAAATAATCCATAACTGTTTAAATTGTAGTGTTGGAACAGGTATATTAACAGTCAGCTCTCTAATGTGGgaccaaaaaaaaatcaggagTTCCATATTATTAAATACTTGTATTTATTGGAATATTGTTTCACTTTCTGGACATGATTGTCTTTGAGAGAACAGTACATTAGGTAAAATTTAAAGCAGTGCTGCATGGGTAAAGCAACAAATATAATACTGCATGTTCCTGAAACATAACTTAAAATATAAAGTCCTTCATATATCATTCGAGTACATCCACAGGTCCTTCAAGGCAGCACTTACAAATAAGACTTttcaactgtaaacaaacatgaTCAGAAACTTCATCAGTCAAAAAGTACCATTGTATTCAAAGAAATATACATTACATTTTCTCATTAGGCACATGGGGCTTTGGCAGATCACGCACCCGTTTCTCTGATATTTTGTTGGACTAACAATGTTGCATAAACAATGTGCAATGTATTTTATTGCTCATCCCCTGCTGGTGTTATTGGGcataacacatttaaaccaaCTAAACATGTGCCATAGAAAACCACAAACTTAAGGCACAAAAAGTCAGACCAGTTTCATTTCTTGGactaaaaacacacctgaaattACAATCTTCAAACAAGGCAAAACTAGGGGAGCAGAGACACAAAATATAGGTCACCTTTGTTTTTGTCATCCTGGTTAGCACTTCAGAACAGTACCTGTGTAATAGTTTGCATTTTTAAGTGGGAAAGAGTATGCAGCATTCTTGTAGGTACATTTCTGGATTGCACAATCTATTTTAGGCAAAAGAGCAATACAAATGTCTTGGAAGAAATAGTCCAGCATTTCAAAGCTGTGGCAATGTCTTTGAGAGAACAAAAATGCACGTTTATCAATGCCGAACACCTTGAGGATAAAGACAGTGTTACAGGAAGTAGAATGGCTTTGGATGTTTATGTGCTACTATTTGCTGCAGCTGAGGCACTTTGAGTAAAGTTAACCCTTATTTGGGCAACAGTCAGGTCCAAGATTGGCCACAGATATGGACCCATGAACAAGAAGCAAAACTGAAAGAGATAAAAAAGAAGGGAGTAGGGAGAAGACGACATCTGGCTTTTTTCACCTCGGTATAGGAGGAAGAGGGGGCGCCCCTCGCTCTTTCTTACCAGACCCTGCAATGAAAAGGAAATAGTTGAAACATAATCActgaatacatattttataattaatatGCAAATAGATCAAAGTTCCTAGTTTTGTCTGTGTATGTCTAaattatttatacatatatgcaTATATGCGTGTATTTATGCATgcgtgtatgtatgcatgtatgtatgtttgtatgtatgtatgtatgtatgcatgtatgtatgcatgtatgtatgtttgtatgtatgtatgtatgtatgcatgtatgtatgtatgtatgcatgcatgTTTGTATACATGTATGCTTGTGACTGACCCCTGACTTCGTTCTTGGCAAGTTTGCTTGGATAAGTCTTCTGAAAGGGCACATAAGGCTCAGGGGGAGGAAGGTCTGACACTGGGTGGAAAGTGAAACGACACTCCCATTCATCTGTAAAAGAGTAGAATTATTACATGATACTTCTATGAGTTccacactaataataaaataaaagactcACCCTGCATCTGGTTGTGATGAGAGTTTTGAAATCCGTTGCCCATTGGAGGAGGTGGTAAAGGGGCCCCTGACCCGGGCCTGTCTGGAGGAAGAGGCGGTCGACCACCAGTTCGAGGAGGCTCTGGCCCGGAACGTCCCACTGGAGGAGGGCCTGCTGATGGTCTTATACTGCCCCGGCTggatggaggagggggaggaagaggccctttgaaaaaaaaaaaaaaggttcatttattttcattataggTTTAAATTTGGTACATGATCTACAATATCTAAAcataaagacatgtttttttcataaaaagaaaacatttgttaatctcacatcaaaaacatggcagtTACCTGAGCGTACTGAGGACTGGTTCCGTCCCAGAGATGGTGGCCTCTCATTGGGAGGTGGTGGTAGGGGTCCCGATCGGTGTGGCGGAGTAGAGGAATGACTGAGGAGAACAAAAAACTGTTACCTTAAGCGGTATTTCAGTGTTATGTTGCACTAATGATGATAATAGGACTTACCTGTTGAGAGAGATGTTCCTCTGGGGCAGTCGTGGAGTGCTGTGGTCATCTCCAACAGGTGGGGTGGGAGGGAGAGGTGGGGGTCCCGGCCGACCCGGGGGTAGTGGTGGTGCTCCACCTCCAGCTGGAGCCCGGGATGATGGTGATGAGGAAACTGGAGAGGGTTTGGAGttgacagaaggaggaggaggaggaggaacgtCACGGGGCATAGTAGGACGACTCACAGGCCCTGGTGGCGGAGGGGGTCTCTCATCAGGAAGCGGGGGCCTCCCGCCTGGAGGTACCGG encodes the following:
- the wipf1b gene encoding WAS/WASL-interacting protein family member 1; the protein is MPGPPPPPPPGPPPPPTLAVANTEKPNLNRSEQQGRNALLSDICKGARLKKAVTNDRSAPSLDKPKGGGGGGPGGGGGGGGGGGGGGGGFGGGGPAGLGGLFAGGMPKLRSSANRDTTDSVPSRAPILPPGGRPSGPASFGTGGGSSGPPKFPGAPSGLRNNALELPKGRPNFSRQDSPGGPPPVPNTPRPNQSLSSRPGPPPPSLPAGPRPTPSSGPAPPPGRHGPLPPPPMGSRTGHSAPPPPISNGTRPPVPPGGRPPLPDERPPPPPGPVSRPTMPRDVPPPPPPSVNSKPSPVSSSPSSRAPAGGGAPPLPPGRPGPPPLPPTPPVGDDHSTPRLPQRNISLNSHSSTPPHRSGPLPPPPNERPPSLGRNQSSVRSGPLPPPPPSSRGSIRPSAGPPPVGRSGPEPPRTGGRPPLPPDRPGSGAPLPPPPMGNGFQNSHHNQMQDEWECRFTFHPVSDLPPPEPYVPFQKTYPSKLAKNEVRGSGKKERGAPPLPPIPR